A stretch of Bos taurus isolate L1 Dominette 01449 registration number 42190680 breed Hereford chromosome 5, ARS-UCD2.0, whole genome shotgun sequence DNA encodes these proteins:
- the TCF20 gene encoding transcription factor 20 isoform X4, translating to MKETVSPGQEREGAGKEGCWPAAALLSSMQSFREQSSYHGNQQSYPQEVHGSSRIEEFSPRQAQMFQNFGGAGGGSSGSGGGGGGGRRAAAAAAAAMASETSGHQGYQGFRKEAGDFYYMAGNKDPVATGTPQPPPRRPSGPVQSYGPPQGSSFGNQYGSEGHVGQFQAQHSALGGVSHYSQDYTGPFSPGSAQYQQQPSSQQQQQQQQVQQLRQQLYQSHQPLPQAASQPASGASHLQPMQRPSTLPASAAGYQLRVGQFGQHYQSSATAASSSFPSPQRFSQSGQSYDGSYSVNAGSQYEGHNVGSNAQAYGTQSNYSYQPQSMKNFEQAKIPPGTQQGQQQQQQQQQQQQQQQQQHPPQHVMQYSNAATKLPLQSQVGQYSQPEVPVRSPMQFHQNFSPISNPSPAASVVQSPSCSSTPSPLTQSGENLQCGQGNVPMGSRNRILQLMPQLSPTPSMMPSPNSHTAGFKGFGLEGVPEKRLTDPGLSSLSALSTQVANLPNTVQHMLLSDALTPQKKTSKRPSSSSKKTDSCPNSEGSSQAEEQLKSPMAESLDGGCSSSSEDQGERVRQLSGQSTSSDTTYKGGASEKAGSSPAQGAQNEAPRLSTSPAVREETASPGAKDTPLSSEGNPKVNEKTVGVIVSREAMAGRVEKPGGQDKGSQEEDPAATQRPPSTGGAKEASHASLPQPEPPGGGSKGNKSGDGNSNHNGEGNGQTGHPAGGSGFTGRTEPSKSPGSLRYSYKDSFGSAVPRNISSFAQYPTGQDKGDFTSHGERKGRNEKFPSLLQEVLQGYHHHPDRRYSRSSQEHQAMAGSLEGATRPNVLVSQTNELASRGLLNKSIGSLLENPHWGPWERKSSGTAPEMKQINLADYPIPRKFEIEPPSSAHEPGGSLSERRSVICDISPLRQIVRDPGAHSLGHMGADTRLGRNERLNPSLSQSVILPGGLVSMETKLKSQSGQIKEEDFEQSKSQASFNNKKSGDHCHPASIKHESYRGNASPGAATHDSISDYGPQDSRPTPMRRVPGRVGSREGMRGRSPSQYHDFSEKLKMSPGRSRGPGGDPHHMSPHMTFSERANRSSLHAPFSPNSESLASAYHTNTRAHAYGDPSAGLNSQLHYKRQMYQQQQEEYKDWGGSSAQGVIAAAQHRQEGPRKSPRQQQFLDRVRSPLKNDKDGMMYGPPMGTYHDPSGQDGGRCLMSSDGLSNKGIELKHGSQKLQQESCWDLSRQTSPAKSSGPPGMSNQKRYGPPHETDGHGLAESTQSSKPSNVMLRLPGQEDHSSQNPLIMRRRVRSFISPIPSKRQSQDVKNSNTEDKGRLLHPSKEGTDKAYNSYAHLSHSQEIKSIPKRESSKDLPSPDSRNCPAVTLTSPAKTKILPPRKGRGLKLEAIVQKITSPNIRRSASSNSAEAGGDTVTLDDILSLKSGPPEGGSGAVPDTELEKRKGEVIAELACPAGQELSGEKPLARSSEEWRGGGDDKVKTETHPDTVAAGKEPPGAMASTTSQKPGSNQGRPDGSLGGTAPLIFPDSKNVPPVGTLAPEANPKAEEKESDAVTISPKQEGFPPKGYFPSGKKKGRPIGSVNKQKKQQQPPPPPPQPPQIPEGSADGEPKPKKQRQRRERRKPGAQPRKRKTKQAIPIVEPQEPEIKLKYATQPLDKTDAKNKSFFPYIHVVNKCELGAVCTIINAEEEEQTKLVRGRKGQRSLTPPPSSTESKVLPASSFVLQGPVVTESSVMGHLVCCLCGKWASYRNMGDLFGPFYPQDYAATLPKNPPPKRAAETQSKVKVRHKSASNGSKTDTEEEEEQQQQKEQRSLAAHPRFKRRHRSEDCAGGPRSLSRGLPCKKATTEGSSEKTVLDSKPSVPTTSEGGPELELQIPELPLDSNEFWVHEGCILWANGIYLVCGRLYGLQEALEIAREMVFLLDMEVPVSFLSVFFSRSVLSVSL from the exons GAGGGCTGCTGGCCTGCTGCTGCGCTGCTGAGCAGTATGCAGTCCTTCCGGGAGCAAAGCAGTTACCACGGGAACCAGCAGAGCTACCCCCAGGAGGTGCACGGCTCATCCCGGATAGAGGAGTTCAGCCCTCGCCAGGCCCAGATGTTCCAGAATTTTGGGGGTGCTGGTGGTGGCAgcagcggcagcggcggcggcggcggtggtggACGAcgagcagcggcggcggcggcggccgcgatGGCCAGCGAGACCTCCGGCCATCAGGGCTACCAGGGCTTCAGGAAGGAGGCTGGAGACTTTTACTACATGGCAGGCAACAAGGACCCCGTGGCCACAGGAACCCCGCAGCCTCCTCCGCGAAGGCCTTCCGGGCCGGTGCAGAGCTACGGACCCCCCCAGGGGAGCAGCTTTGGCAATCAGTATGGCAGTGAGGGTCACGTGGGCCAGTTTCAAGCACAGCACTCTGCCCTTGGCGGTGTGTCTCATTACTCGCAGGATTACACGGGGCCGTTCTCTCCGGGGAGCGCTCAGTACCAGCAGCAGCCTtccagccagcagcagcagcagcagcagcaagtgcagCAGCTGCGGCAGCAGCTCTACCAGTCCCATCAGCCCCTGCCGCAGGCTGCCAGCCAGCCGGCGTCTGGCGCCTCGCACCTGCAGCCCATGCAGCGGCCCTCAACTCTGCCGGCCTCGGCCGCCGGCTACCAGCTGAGAGTGGGGCAGTTCGGCCAGCACTACCAGTCTTCTGCCaccgccgcctcctcctccttcccatcACCGCAGCGTTTCAGCCAGTCTGGGCAGAGCTATGACGGCAGTTATAGTGTGAACGCCGGATCACAGTACGAAGGGCATAACGTGGGCTCCAACGCACAGGCTTATGGAACACAATCCAATTACAGCTATCAGCCTCAATCTATGAAGAATTTCGAACAGGCCAAGATTCCACCAGGGACCCAgcaggggcagcagcagcagcagcagcaacaacagcagcagcagcagcagcagcagcagcaccccccTCAGCACGTGATGCAGTATTCCAACGCTGCCACCAAGCTGCCCCTGCAAAGCCAGGTCGGGCAGTACAGCCAGCCCGAGGTTCCCGTGAGGTCCCCCATGCAGTTTCACCAGAACTTCAGCCCCATCTCTAACCCTTCCCCAGCTGCCTCCGTGGTTCAGTCTCCAAGCTGTAGCTCTACCCCGTCTCCTCTCACACAGAGCGGGGAGAACCTCCAGTGTGGGCAAGGCAATGTGCCAATGGGCTCCAGAAACAGAATCCTGCAGTTAATGCCTCAGCTCAGCCCAACCCCGTCGATGATGcccagtcccaactctcacactGCGGGCTTCAAAGGGTTCGGGCTGGAAGGGGTGCCTGAAAAGCGGCTGACCGATCCCGGCTTGAGTAGTTTGAGTGCCCTGAGTACGCAGGTGGCCAACCTTCCTAATACGGTTCAGCACATGCTACTTTCCGACGCCCTGACCCCTCAGAAGAAGACCTCCAAGAGGCCTTCCTCGTCATCCAAGAAAACAGACAGCTGCCCAAACTCGGAAGGCTCTTCACAGGCTGAAGAACAACTGAAGTCCCCGATGGCAGAGTCGCTAGATGGAGGCTGCTCCAGCAGTTCTGAGGATCAAGGCGAGAGGGTGAGGCAGCTGAGTGGCCAGAGCACAAGCTCGGACACCACCTACAAGGGCGGGGCCTCGGAAAAGGCAGGCTCCTCACCAGCACAGGGTGCTCAGAACGAAGCCCCCCGACTCAGCACCAGTCCTGCAGTCCGAGAAGAGACCGCCTCGCCGGGTGCCAAGGACACACCACTGTCATCTGAGGGCAACCCAAAAGTCAACGAGAAGACAGTCGGGGTGATTGTCTCCCGGGAAGCTATGGCAGGCCGGgtggaaaagcctggtgggcaggACAAAGGCTCCCAGGAAGAGGATCCTGCAGCCACACAGAGGCCACCCAGCACCGGGGGGGCAAAGGAAGCCAGCCACGCGTCACTTCCACAGCCAGAGCCTCCGGGAGGAGGCAGTAAAGGAAACAAGAGTGGAGACGGTAACTCCAACCAcaatggggaagggaatggccagACTGGGCACCCTGCAGGGGGCTCTGGTTTCACAGGCAGGACTGAGCCCAGCAAATCTCCTGGAAGCCTGCGCTATAGTTACAAAGACAGTTTTGGGTCAGCTGTGCCGAGAAACATTAGCAGCTTTGCTCAGTATCCTACAGGACAAGATAAAGGGGACTTCACCAGCCACGGGGAGCGAAAGGGTAGAAATGAGAAGTTCCCCAGCCTCCTGCAGGAGGTGCTTCAGGGTTACCACCACCACCCCGACAGGAGGTACTCCCGGAGTTCTCAGGAGCACCAGGCCATGGCTGGCAGCCTCGAAGGAGCCACAAGGCCTAATGTCTTAGTGAGTCAGACCAATGAGTTAGCTAGCAGGGGCCTTCTGAACAAAAGCATTGGGTCCCTGTTAGAAAACCCCCACTGGGGCCCCTGGGAAAGAAAGTCAAGTGGCACAGCTCCTGAGATGAAACAGATCAATTTGGCCGACTACCCAATTCCCAGAAAGTTTGAAATAGAGCCTCCATCGTCAGCCCATGAGCCCGGGGGTTCCCTCTCTGAGAGAAGATCAGTCATCTGTGACATTTCTCCACTAAGACAGATTGTCAGAGACCCGGGGGCTCACTCGCTAGGACACATGGGCGCCGACACCAGACTTGGGAGGAATGAGCGTCTCAATCCCAGTTTAAGTCAGTCAGTCATTCTTCCAGGTGGGCTGGTGTCCATGGAAACAAAGCTGAAATCCCAGAGTGGGCAGATAAAAGAGGAAGACTTTGAACAGTCCAAGTCCCAAGCTAGTTTCAACAACAAGAAATCGGGAGACCACTGCCACCCTGCTAGCATCAAGCACGAGTCTTACCGAGGCAATGCCAGCCCCGGAGCGGCGACCCATGATTCCATCTCAGACTACGGCCCGCAGGACAGCAGACCCACACCAATGCGGCGAGTCCCCGGCAGAGTTGGCAGTCGGGAGGGCATGAGGGGTCGGTCCCCTTCTCAGTATCATGACTTTTCAGAAAAGTTGAAGATGTCCCCTGGGAGGAGCAGAGGCCCAGGGGGCGACCCTCATCACATGAGCCCACACATGACCTTCTCCGAGAGGGCCAACAGGAGTTCTTTGCATGCTCCCTTTTCTCCCAATTCGGAAAGCCTGGCCTCTGCTTATCACACAAACACGCGTGCTCATGCTTATGGGGACCCCAGTGCAGGTTTGAATTCCCAGCTCCATTACAAGAGACAGATGTACCAACAGCAGCAAGAGGAATATAAGGACTGGGGTGGCAGTTCTGCTCAGGGAGTGATCGCTGCGGCTCAGCATAGGCAGGAGGGACCCCGCAAGAGTCCACGTCAGCAGCAGTTTCTCGACCGAGTCCGGAGCCCCCTGAAGAATGACAAAGATGGCATGATGTATGGCCCACCGATGGGGACGTACCATGACCCCAGCGGTCAGGACGGTGGGCGCTGCCTCATGTCTAGTGATGGTCTTTCTAACAAAGGCATTGAACTGAAGCACGGCTCCCAGAAGTTACAGCAAGAATCTTGTTGGGATCTCTCTCGGCAGACTTCTCCAGCCAAAAGCAGCGGCCCCCCAGGAATGTCCAATCAGAAAAGGTACGGACCACCCCATGAGACCGATGGACACGGGCTCGCAGAGTCTACGCAGTCATCCAAACCGAGTAACGTTATGCTGAGACTTCCAGGTCAAGAGGATCATTCTTCTCAAAACCCCTTAATCATGAGGAGGCGTGTCCGTTCTTTTATCTCTCCCATTCCCAGTAAGAGACAGTCACAGGATGTGAAGAACAGTAACACTGAAGATAAAGGGCGCCTCCTTCACCCGTCAAAAGAAGGCACTGACAAAGCGTACAATTCCTATGCCCATCTTTCTCACAGTCAGGAGATCAAGTCCATCCCTAAGAGGGAGTCCTCCAAGGACCTTCCAAGTCCAGATAGTAGGAACTGCCCTGCGGTCACCCTTACAAGTCCTGCTAAGACCAAAATCCTGCCCCCAAGGAAAGGCCGGGGGTTGAAACTGGAAGCTATCGTCCAGAAGATCACATCCCCAAACATTAGGAGGAGCGCGTCCTCGAACAGCGCAGAGGCTGGGGGAGACACAGTTACTCTTGACGACATCCTGTCTTTGAAAAGCGGCCCTCCGGAAGGTGGGAGCGGTGCCGTTCCAGACACTgagctggagaagagaaaaggcgAGGTGATAGCTGAGCTGGCCTGTCCCGCAGGCCAGGAGCTGAGCGGAGAAAAGCCTCTGGCCCGGTCTTCGGAGGAGTGGCGCGGTGGTGGGGACGACAAGGTGAAGACGGAGACGCACCCTGACACGGTCGCCGCTGGGAAGGAGCCCCCTGGTGCCATGGCATCCACAACCTCACAGAAGCCTGGGAGTAACCAAGGGAGACCAGACGGGTCCCTGGGCGGGACagcacctttaatctttcctgaCTCAAAGAATGTACCTCCAGTGGGCACGTTGGCTCCCGAGGCAAACCCCAAGGCTGAAGAGAAAGAGAGCGATGCCGTGACGATTTCCCCCAAACAGGAGGGCTTCCCCCCGAAGGGTTACTTCCcctcaggaaagaagaaagggagaccCATTGGTAGTGTAAATAAGCAGAAGAAACAACAGCAGCCCCCGCCGCCACCCCCTCAACCCCCTCAGATACCAGAGGGTTCTGCTGATGGAGAGCCAAAGCCAAAAAAGCAGAGGCAGCGGAGGGAGCGAAGGAAGCCTGGGGCGCAGCCCAGGAAGCGGAAAACCAAACAGGCCATTCCCATCGTAGAACCCCAAGAACCGGAGATCAAGCTGAAGTACGCCACCCAGCCCCTGGATAAAACCGATGCCAAGAACAAGTCTTTTTTCCCTTATATCCACGTAGTAAATAAGTGTGAACTTGGAGCCGTGTGTACAATCATCAACGCCGAGGAGGAGGAGCAGACCAAATTGGTGAGGGGGCGGAAGGGCCAGCGGTCCCTGACGCCTCCGCCCAGCAGCACCGAGAGCAAGGTTCTCCCAGCCTCGTCCTTCGTGCTGCAGGGCCCCGTGGTGACAGAGTCTTCTGTGATGGGGCACCTGGTTTGCTGTCTGTGCGGCAAGTGGGCCAGTTACCGGAACATGGGCGACCTCTTTGGACCCTTTTACCCCCAAGATTATGCAGCCACTCTCCccaagaatccacctcccaagaGGGCCGCGGAAACGCAGAGCAAGGTGAAGGTCCGGCACAAAAGCGCTTCGAACGGCTCCAAGACGGAcactgaggaggaggaagagcagcagcagcagaaggagcagaggagcctggccgcgCACCCCAGGTTTAAGCGGCGACACCGCTCGGAAGACTGTGCCGGAGGCCCCCGGTCCCTGTCCAGGGGGCTCCCTTGTAAAAAAGCCACCACCGAGGGCAGCAGCGAAAAGACTGTTTTGGACTCAAAGCCCTCCGTGCCCACCACTTCAGAAGGTGGCCCCGAGTTGGAGTTACAAATCCCTGAACTACCTCTCGACAGCAATGAATTTTGGGTCCACGAGGGTTGTATTCTCTGGGCCAATGGAATCTACCTGGTCTGTGGCCGGCTCTATGGCCTGCAGGAAGCGCTGGAAATAGCCAGAGAGATG GTGTTCTTGTTGGACATGGAGGTTCCGGTTAGTTTCCTGTCTGtattcttcagtcgctcagtcctctctgtctctttgtga